One genomic window of Gallaecimonas sp. GXIMD4217 includes the following:
- a CDS encoding DEAD/DEAH box helicase, with protein MIAAASLEMTFAELGLSAPLVRALDYPKPTPIQQQALPPALAGKDLLAAAETGSGKTAAFLLPLLERLAGHKRRQGNQVRALVLVPTRELAVQVAQAAKDHGRNLSLKTVAVFGGVKINPQMLALRGGADILVATPGRLLDLAGRNAVDMKHCQALVLDEADRMLALGFGDELAQVLALLPKKRQTLLFSATFSDDIRALARELLHQPVEVSVGQANAAATKVSQWLVPVDKKQKGPLLVKLMQEEGWRQLLVFINAKTDANHLVRFLEGKGLSVAAIHGDKSQGARTRALNDFKAGRLQLLVATDLAARGLDLDGLEVVVNFELPNVAANYVHRIGRTGRADREGLALSLVSAAEAQELVAIERLVQQIIPRQQVEGFEPVNALPESRPPKPLKPKKPKKPKKPKMPKPAL; from the coding sequence ATGATTGCCGCCGCGAGCCTTGAAATGACCTTTGCCGAGCTGGGCCTGTCCGCGCCCCTGGTCCGAGCCCTGGACTACCCCAAGCCCACCCCCATACAGCAGCAGGCCCTGCCGCCGGCCCTGGCCGGCAAGGATCTGCTGGCGGCGGCCGAGACCGGCTCCGGCAAGACCGCCGCCTTCCTGCTGCCGCTGCTTGAGCGCCTGGCCGGCCACAAGCGCCGCCAGGGCAACCAGGTACGGGCCCTGGTGCTGGTGCCGACCCGGGAGCTGGCGGTGCAGGTGGCCCAGGCCGCCAAGGACCATGGCCGCAACCTGAGCCTGAAGACGGTGGCGGTGTTCGGCGGCGTCAAGATCAACCCGCAGATGCTGGCCCTGCGCGGCGGCGCCGACATCCTGGTGGCCACCCCGGGGCGGCTGCTGGATCTGGCCGGCAGGAACGCCGTGGACATGAAACACTGCCAGGCCCTGGTGCTGGACGAGGCCGACCGCATGCTGGCCCTGGGCTTCGGCGACGAGCTGGCCCAGGTGCTGGCGCTGCTGCCCAAAAAGCGCCAGACGCTGCTGTTTTCCGCCACCTTTTCCGATGACATCCGTGCCCTGGCCAGGGAGCTGCTGCACCAGCCGGTGGAGGTGTCGGTGGGCCAGGCCAATGCCGCCGCTACCAAGGTCAGCCAGTGGCTGGTGCCGGTGGACAAGAAGCAGAAGGGGCCGCTGCTGGTGAAGCTGATGCAGGAGGAAGGCTGGCGGCAGCTGCTGGTGTTCATCAATGCCAAGACCGATGCCAACCACCTGGTGCGCTTCCTGGAAGGCAAGGGGCTGTCGGTGGCCGCCATCCACGGCGACAAGAGCCAGGGTGCCCGCACCCGCGCCCTGAATGACTTCAAGGCCGGCAGGCTGCAACTGCTGGTGGCCACGGATCTGGCCGCCCGCGGCCTGGATCTGGACGGCCTGGAGGTGGTGGTGAACTTCGAGCTGCCCAATGTGGCCGCCAACTATGTGCACCGCATCGGCCGCACCGGCCGGGCCGATCGGGAAGGCCTGGCCCTGTCCCTGGTCAGCGCCGCCGAGGCCCAGGAGCTAGTGGCCATAGAGCGGCTGGTGCAGCAGATCATCCCCAGGCAGCAGGTTGAGGGCTTCGAGCCGGTCAACGCCCTGCCCGAATCCAGGCCGCCCAAGCCGCTCAAGCCAAAGAAGCCCAAGAAACCGAAGAAGCCGAAGATGCCCAAGCCGGCGCTCTAG
- a CDS encoding GFA family protein — MEQKMAGGCLCGALRYEIAGKPFDADYCHCRQCQLNTGSVFGVWMDLKAVQVTWLSGELKEYASSEDVRRGFCPDCGTAMSYRSTQYPDYYTLAITTLDDPNQISPSYHIHTDGQLKWLHLADDCPRHPQSRS, encoded by the coding sequence ATGGAACAAAAGATGGCAGGCGGCTGCCTGTGCGGGGCCTTGCGCTACGAAATCGCCGGCAAGCCCTTCGATGCGGATTACTGCCATTGCCGCCAGTGCCAGCTGAACACCGGTTCGGTGTTCGGGGTCTGGATGGACCTGAAGGCGGTTCAGGTGACCTGGCTCAGCGGTGAGTTGAAGGAATACGCTTCGTCCGAGGATGTACGCCGGGGTTTCTGCCCCGACTGCGGCACGGCAATGAGCTACCGCAGCACCCAGTATCCGGACTACTACACCCTGGCCATCACCACCCTGGACGACCCCAACCAGATCAGCCCCAGCTACCATATCCATACCGACGGCCAGCTTAAATGGCTGCACCTGGCGGATGACTGCCCACGCCATCCACAAAGCCGATCGTAA
- a CDS encoding cold-shock protein: MSTTGTVKWFNEEKGYGFIAQDNGPDVFAHFRAIQGDGFKTLKEGQKVEFTVTQGAKGPQAENIVVL, from the coding sequence ATGTCTACTACCGGCACCGTTAAGTGGTTCAACGAAGAAAAAGGTTATGGCTTCATCGCTCAGGACAACGGCCCTGACGTATTCGCCCACTTCCGCGCCATCCAAGGCGACGGCTTCAAGACCCTGAAAGAAGGCCAGAAGGTCGAGTTCACCGTGACCCAGGGCGCCAAAGGTCCCCAGGCCGAGAACATCGTCGTTCTGTAA
- a CDS encoding alkaline phosphatase D family protein, whose product MRIKILAATIAALATGQALAAPEVHYDQCRQPFSYGGSSYLGTTDRDNAGVQWCYLKTPQQGSTWAVVREESIPLQKTVSGTNCAATSSYLGETFHGCSTRGHSTFWCYTDDQGSNWENCQGEDGGELLGHAQPQATALVETVAVGSCFKQQGSMGQAMARLTASQPDLFMWLGDNIYADTTDISTMRAKYDAKKANPDYRAFLEAGIPVLATWDDHDFGANNAGDNYPKRAESQQEFLRHFDVPADDPRYKGQEGIYSALIQGPAGKRVHSIMLDARYHRSPTFSSYGQCRGDASTLLGETQWAWLEAELAKPSEIKIIASGIQVLPPLHRERSLSSYCAYGNGQAFNAAVESLGESALSGTSYESWAEMPQQRERLLRLVQKAINDGKAKQVIFVSGDQHWGELLQKDIPASTEHGPAVTVFEVTASGFGQNWPYDVPNPNRLPVWADSQGDGNYGQQCVLPFKYQGISYDSCTSRDHDRPWCYTQVDGNGNGIEGQWGNCAPEGAAIPTGLVGKVPAELGAVSTADRHLINKTGSNYGQIDIDWQQRRIRLSIQSETEEVASTLVAF is encoded by the coding sequence ATGAGAATCAAGATATTGGCGGCCACCATCGCGGCCCTGGCCACGGGCCAGGCCCTGGCGGCGCCCGAGGTGCACTACGACCAGTGCCGCCAGCCGTTCAGCTACGGCGGCAGCAGCTACCTGGGCACCACCGACAGGGACAACGCCGGGGTACAGTGGTGCTACCTGAAGACGCCCCAGCAGGGCTCAACCTGGGCCGTGGTGCGGGAAGAAAGCATACCGCTGCAAAAGACGGTGTCCGGCACCAACTGCGCCGCCACCAGCAGCTACCTGGGCGAAACCTTCCACGGCTGCTCCACCAGGGGCCACTCCACCTTCTGGTGCTACACCGACGACCAGGGCAGCAACTGGGAGAACTGCCAGGGCGAGGACGGCGGCGAGCTGCTCGGTCATGCCCAGCCCCAGGCCACGGCGCTGGTGGAGACGGTGGCGGTGGGTTCCTGCTTCAAGCAGCAGGGCAGCATGGGCCAGGCCATGGCCAGGCTGACCGCCAGCCAGCCGGATCTGTTCATGTGGCTGGGCGACAACATCTATGCCGACACCACCGACATCAGCACCATGCGCGCCAAGTACGACGCCAAGAAGGCCAACCCGGACTACCGGGCCTTCCTGGAGGCCGGCATCCCGGTGCTGGCCACCTGGGACGACCATGACTTCGGCGCCAACAACGCCGGCGACAACTACCCCAAACGGGCCGAGAGCCAGCAGGAGTTCCTGCGCCATTTCGATGTACCCGCCGACGATCCCCGCTACAAGGGCCAAGAAGGTATCTACAGCGCCCTGATCCAGGGCCCGGCCGGCAAGAGGGTACACAGCATCATGCTGGACGCCCGCTACCACAGATCCCCCACCTTCTCCAGCTACGGCCAGTGCCGGGGTGACGCCTCCACCCTACTTGGCGAGACCCAGTGGGCCTGGCTGGAGGCGGAGCTGGCCAAGCCCAGTGAGATCAAGATCATCGCCTCCGGCATCCAGGTGCTGCCGCCGCTGCATCGGGAGCGCAGCCTGAGCAGTTACTGCGCCTATGGCAACGGCCAGGCCTTCAACGCCGCCGTGGAAAGCCTCGGCGAGAGCGCCCTGTCCGGCACCAGCTACGAGTCCTGGGCGGAGATGCCCCAGCAGCGCGAGCGGCTGCTGCGCCTGGTGCAGAAGGCGATCAACGACGGCAAGGCCAAGCAGGTGATCTTCGTCAGCGGCGACCAGCACTGGGGCGAGCTGCTGCAAAAAGACATCCCCGCCAGCACCGAGCACGGCCCGGCGGTGACGGTATTCGAGGTGACCGCCTCCGGCTTCGGCCAGAACTGGCCCTATGATGTGCCGAACCCGAACCGGCTGCCGGTCTGGGCCGACAGCCAGGGCGACGGCAACTACGGCCAGCAGTGCGTGCTGCCCTTCAAGTACCAGGGGATCAGCTACGATTCCTGCACCAGCCGCGACCATGACAGGCCCTGGTGCTACACCCAGGTGGACGGGAATGGTAATGGCATCGAGGGCCAGTGGGGCAACTGCGCCCCCGAAGGTGCCGCCATCCCCACCGGGCTGGTGGGCAAGGTGCCGGCTGAGCTGGGCGCCGTATCCACCGCCGACCGCCACCTGATCAACAAGACCGGCAGCAACTACGGCCAGATAGACATCGACTGGCAGCAGCGGCGGATCCGCCTGTCCATCCAGAGCGAGACCGAGGAAGTGGCGTCCACCCTGGTGGCCTTCTAA
- a CDS encoding DUF2807 domain-containing protein, translating to MTRLLQLCLAALLLGGCASTEDSQGATDRTLAMPAFQKVAIKTAGRVVILPYGKHYLHAVGEPGGLAKLSAEVVDGTLVVGCGEYCTEQLDLEIGTSTLNGLQLVNGGEVVIKPGFLPVHQFSLSLNNGGLVDATALSSRQVVASLFGGGMVRVKAEQQLNANIAQGGTVLYQGSPRVQKSIVGGGKVQAME from the coding sequence ATGACCCGTTTGCTGCAACTCTGCTTGGCCGCCCTGCTGCTGGGTGGTTGCGCCTCCACCGAAGACTCCCAGGGCGCTACCGACAGGACCCTGGCCATGCCGGCCTTCCAGAAGGTGGCCATCAAGACCGCCGGCCGGGTGGTGATCCTGCCCTACGGCAAACACTACCTGCACGCCGTGGGCGAGCCGGGCGGCCTGGCCAAGCTCAGCGCCGAGGTGGTGGACGGTACCCTGGTGGTCGGCTGCGGCGAATATTGCACCGAGCAGCTGGATCTGGAGATAGGCACCAGCACCCTCAATGGCCTGCAGCTGGTCAATGGTGGCGAGGTGGTGATCAAGCCCGGCTTCCTGCCGGTGCACCAGTTCAGCCTGTCCCTGAACAACGGCGGCCTGGTGGACGCCACCGCCCTCAGCAGCCGCCAGGTGGTGGCCAGCCTGTTCGGTGGCGGCATGGTAAGGGTCAAGGCCGAGCAACAGCTCAATGCCAATATCGCCCAGGGCGGCACCGTGCTCTACCAGGGCAGCCCCAGGGTGCAGAAGTCCATAGTGGGTGGCGGCAAGGTCCAGGCCATGGAGTAA
- a CDS encoding YgjP-like metallopeptidase domain-containing protein: MQQLKYLAGYPAQLQQQARQLIDSGKLGPYLERKYPRTNTLTSDKALFEEVQRLRSRFLRNAAPISKACYDSKIQVIKHALGQHHYVQRVQGSRLKTKNEIRVASIFKEAPADFLTMILVHELAHVREKEHNKAFYQLCCHMEPGYHQLELDMRLWLTHRELG, translated from the coding sequence ATGCAGCAGCTCAAGTACCTGGCCGGCTATCCGGCCCAGCTCCAGCAACAGGCCCGCCAGCTTATCGACAGCGGCAAGCTGGGCCCGTACCTGGAACGCAAGTATCCCCGGACCAACACCCTCACCAGCGACAAGGCGCTGTTCGAGGAAGTGCAGCGGCTGCGCAGCCGTTTCCTCAGGAATGCCGCCCCCATCAGCAAGGCCTGTTACGACAGCAAGATCCAGGTCATCAAGCACGCCCTGGGCCAGCACCACTATGTGCAGCGGGTCCAGGGTAGCAGGCTCAAGACCAAGAACGAGATCCGCGTCGCCTCCATCTTCAAGGAGGCCCCGGCCGACTTCCTGACCATGATCCTGGTCCATGAGCTGGCCCATGTCCGCGAGAAGGAACACAACAAGGCCTTCTACCAGCTCTGCTGTCACATGGAGCCCGGCTACCACCAGCTTGAGCTGGACATGCGCCTGTGGCTGACCCACAGGGAGCTTGGCTGA
- a CDS encoding alpha/beta hydrolase: MSNQLHIVLVHGAWGDASHWAKVIAALHARGHEVSAVQLPLTSLLDDIHRTKQHLDGIDGPVLLVGHSYGGMVISGAGNDAKVVGLVYIAAFAPDEGEAPGLLLARQEPPPGAAIIRPDEHGFLWLDKAQFREHFCQDLDETQALVMARTQKPIAARCFEDAAGAPAWKSKPSWYQVSGQDRMIPPDTQRWFAERMQARQVLELDAGHASLASQPEAVATLIEGAARDVD; encoded by the coding sequence ATGAGCAACCAACTTCATATCGTGCTGGTGCATGGCGCCTGGGGAGACGCCTCCCACTGGGCCAAGGTGATAGCGGCGCTGCACGCCAGGGGCCACGAGGTCAGCGCCGTGCAGCTGCCGCTGACCTCCCTGCTCGACGACATCCACAGGACCAAGCAGCACCTGGACGGCATAGACGGCCCCGTGCTGCTGGTGGGCCACTCCTACGGCGGCATGGTGATCAGCGGCGCCGGCAACGACGCCAAGGTGGTGGGCCTGGTCTATATCGCCGCCTTCGCCCCGGACGAAGGCGAGGCGCCTGGGCTGCTGCTGGCGCGGCAGGAGCCGCCCCCGGGCGCCGCCATCATCAGGCCGGACGAGCACGGCTTCCTGTGGCTGGACAAGGCGCAGTTTCGCGAGCACTTCTGCCAGGACCTGGACGAGACCCAGGCGCTGGTGATGGCCCGGACCCAGAAACCCATCGCCGCCCGCTGCTTCGAGGACGCCGCCGGCGCCCCGGCCTGGAAGAGCAAGCCGAGCTGGTACCAGGTGTCCGGCCAGGACCGCATGATCCCCCCCGACACCCAGCGCTGGTTTGCCGAGCGCATGCAGGCCCGGCAGGTGCTGGAGCTGGACGCCGGCCATGCCAGCCTGGCCTCCCAGCCCGAGGCAGTGGCCACCCTGATCGAAGGGGCGGCCCGGGACGTCGACTAG
- a CDS encoding transposase yields MPDYRRVWLPGATYFFTVNLLRRQGNNLLVRHIDLLRQAVLQVKHRHPFIIHAWVVLPDHLHCIIELPQGDCDYATRWRLIKGGFSRQLSKTERRSPVRLHRRERGIWQRRYWEHLIRDQRDLANHMDYIHYNPVKHGLVNRVVDWPYSTFHRHVRLGVYPKDWCGTGDALEFED; encoded by the coding sequence ATGCCCGATTACCGCAGAGTGTGGCTGCCCGGCGCCACCTACTTTTTCACCGTCAACCTGCTTCGCCGCCAGGGCAATAACCTGCTGGTGAGGCATATCGACCTGCTGCGACAGGCCGTGCTTCAGGTTAAACACCGCCACCCTTTTATCATCCACGCCTGGGTGGTGTTACCCGACCACCTCCATTGCATTATCGAGTTGCCCCAAGGCGACTGCGACTACGCTACCCGGTGGCGTCTCATCAAAGGCGGCTTTTCCAGGCAGTTGTCAAAAACCGAGCGTCGTTCACCGGTCAGGCTTCATCGAAGGGAGCGGGGGATTTGGCAAAGGCGGTATTGGGAACACCTGATCCGCGACCAGCGTGATCTCGCCAACCATATGGATTACATCCATTACAACCCGGTGAAGCATGGCCTGGTCAACCGAGTTGTCGACTGGCCGTACTCCACCTTTCATCGCCATGTTCGTCTTGGCGTGTATCCCAAGGATTGGTGCGGTACAGGCGATGCATTGGAGTTCGAGGATTAA
- the yjjJ gene encoding type II toxin-antitoxin system HipA family toxin YjjJ, translating into MSDQIRPLLRGQYRTAPELAKLTGLSQPTLSRRLREMGDELLRVGKARATRYYLRRPVAGQAQWPLYRVDVSGKAALLTTLHAVYPQGYLGIAPSGQFDYFEGLPWWLADMRPQGFMGRALARSLAAGMPLSPDPRDWSDDDTLLALSREPREAIGNLLVGDKAYQQWLAEAPQPVAKAALPELARQAMAGMPAGSSAGGEQPKFACYLEGCHCLVKFSAPLDNAPARRWGDLLVCESLALAQLAEAGLSCAQSRLCRLERRQFLISERFDRLGDHGRQGLVSLAMLDAQFVGEALWEWPALVAALADQGVVDLDALEDVTKAWCFGRLIGNSDMHNGNLSFLYDGRKPLALAPFYDMLPMAFAPNRMGEMATAPLDASLDASVGGESWRWAWQQAMAFWRRVSADDRISPDFRLLAQDQQALLDGYRDRIWRMA; encoded by the coding sequence ATGAGCGATCAGATCCGCCCGCTGCTACGGGGGCAATACCGCACTGCTCCTGAGTTGGCCAAGCTCACCGGCTTGAGCCAACCAACCCTGTCCCGGCGGCTGCGCGAAATGGGAGACGAGCTGCTGCGGGTAGGAAAGGCCAGGGCCACCCGCTATTACCTGCGTCGCCCCGTCGCAGGGCAGGCGCAATGGCCCCTGTACCGGGTCGATGTCTCGGGCAAGGCGGCGCTGCTCACCACCTTGCACGCCGTCTATCCCCAGGGCTACCTGGGTATTGCCCCTTCGGGCCAATTCGACTATTTCGAGGGGTTGCCCTGGTGGCTGGCCGATATGAGGCCCCAGGGCTTTATGGGCCGGGCCCTGGCCAGGTCACTGGCGGCCGGCATGCCGCTGTCTCCCGACCCCAGGGACTGGAGCGACGACGATACCCTGCTGGCACTGAGCCGGGAGCCCAGGGAGGCCATCGGCAACCTGCTGGTGGGAGACAAGGCCTATCAGCAGTGGCTGGCGGAAGCACCTCAACCAGTGGCCAAAGCCGCTTTGCCGGAGCTGGCCCGGCAGGCCATGGCCGGTATGCCGGCCGGTTCATCTGCCGGCGGCGAGCAGCCCAAGTTTGCCTGTTACCTGGAAGGTTGCCATTGCCTGGTCAAGTTTTCCGCTCCCCTGGACAATGCCCCGGCCCGGCGTTGGGGAGATCTGCTGGTGTGCGAGTCCCTGGCCCTGGCTCAGCTCGCCGAGGCGGGACTGAGCTGTGCCCAAAGCCGCCTGTGCCGCCTGGAGCGGCGGCAGTTCCTGATCAGCGAACGCTTCGATCGCCTGGGTGACCACGGCCGCCAGGGACTGGTTTCCCTGGCCATGCTGGACGCCCAATTCGTCGGAGAAGCCCTGTGGGAGTGGCCGGCGCTGGTAGCGGCCTTGGCAGACCAAGGTGTCGTCGACCTAGATGCGCTAGAAGACGTCACCAAGGCCTGGTGCTTCGGCCGCCTCATTGGCAACAGCGACATGCACAACGGCAATCTTTCGTTCCTCTACGACGGGCGAAAGCCACTGGCCCTGGCACCTTTTTACGATATGTTGCCCATGGCCTTCGCCCCCAATCGCATGGGTGAAATGGCCACGGCCCCCCTTGATGCCAGCCTCGACGCCTCGGTCGGCGGGGAGTCTTGGCGCTGGGCTTGGCAGCAGGCCATGGCCTTCTGGCGCAGGGTCAGCGCCGACGACAGGATCAGCCCGGATTTCCGCCTGCTTGCCCAGGACCAGCAGGCGCTGCTGGACGGTTACAGGGACAGGATCTGGCGCATGGCCTGA
- the dbpA gene encoding ATP-dependent RNA helicase DbpA — MSQPDFATLNLAPALLGNLATLGYTTMTPIQAQSLPPMLAGRDVIAQGKTGSGKTAAFGLGLLSRLNVKRFRIQSLVLCPTRELADQVAVEIRRLARGIHNTKVLTLCGGMPFGPQVGSLAHGAHIIVGTPGRVLDHLSRGTLVLDELNTLVLDEADRMLDMGFQDALDAIMAHAPGNRQTLLFSATYPDEIKAIAGRIMSKPVQVQVAASHDGTSISQHFHLLAEGGSRIDAVRLLLARHKPESAVVFCNTKKETQELADILAGQGYGALALHGDLEQRERDQALVRFANKSVSVLVATDVAARGLDVQDLDLVVNYHLAHDPEVHVHRIGRTGRAGSKGLACSLYLERQAHRIIELEDYLGTNINPRPLPPAELLEQAPYLAPMATLQIDGGKRQKLRPGDILGALTNDDSISGKQVGKINVMDDWAYVAVSREVKKRALDKLGNNKLKGRSFRVRAIGR; from the coding sequence TTGAGCCAACCCGATTTCGCCACCCTGAACCTGGCCCCCGCCCTGCTGGGCAACCTGGCCACCCTGGGCTACACCACCATGACCCCCATCCAGGCCCAAAGCCTGCCGCCCATGCTGGCGGGCCGGGACGTCATCGCCCAGGGCAAGACCGGCTCCGGCAAGACCGCCGCCTTCGGCCTGGGCCTGCTGAGCCGGCTCAACGTCAAGCGCTTTCGCATCCAGTCCCTGGTGCTGTGCCCGACCCGGGAGCTGGCCGACCAGGTGGCGGTGGAGATCCGCCGCCTGGCCAGGGGCATCCACAACACCAAGGTGCTGACCTTGTGCGGCGGCATGCCGTTCGGCCCCCAGGTGGGCTCCCTGGCCCACGGCGCCCACATCATAGTGGGCACCCCGGGCCGGGTGCTGGACCACCTCAGCCGCGGCACACTGGTGCTGGACGAGCTCAACACCCTGGTGCTGGACGAGGCCGACCGCATGCTGGACATGGGCTTCCAGGACGCCCTGGACGCCATCATGGCCCACGCCCCCGGCAACCGGCAGACGCTGCTGTTCTCCGCCACCTACCCGGACGAGATCAAGGCCATTGCCGGGCGCATCATGAGCAAGCCGGTGCAGGTGCAGGTGGCCGCCAGCCACGACGGCACCAGCATCAGCCAGCACTTCCACCTGCTGGCCGAAGGCGGCAGCCGCATCGACGCGGTGCGCCTGCTGCTGGCCAGGCACAAGCCGGAGTCGGCGGTGGTGTTCTGCAATACCAAGAAGGAAACCCAGGAGCTGGCCGACATCCTGGCCGGCCAGGGCTACGGCGCCCTGGCCCTGCACGGCGATCTGGAGCAGCGCGAGCGGGATCAGGCCCTGGTGCGCTTCGCCAACAAGAGCGTGTCTGTGCTGGTGGCCACCGACGTGGCGGCCCGGGGCCTGGACGTGCAGGATCTGGATCTGGTGGTGAACTACCACCTGGCCCACGACCCCGAGGTGCACGTGCACCGCATCGGTCGTACCGGCCGGGCCGGCAGCAAGGGCCTGGCCTGCTCGCTGTACCTGGAGCGCCAGGCCCACCGCATCATCGAACTGGAAGACTACCTGGGCACCAATATCAACCCCAGGCCCCTGCCCCCGGCCGAGCTGCTGGAACAGGCCCCCTACCTCGCCCCCATGGCCACCTTGCAGATCGACGGCGGCAAGCGCCAGAAGCTCAGGCCCGGCGACATCCTCGGCGCCCTGACCAACGACGACAGCATCAGCGGCAAGCAGGTGGGCAAGATCAACGTCATGGACGACTGGGCCTACGTGGCGGTCAGCCGCGAGGTGAAGAAGCGGGCCCTGGACAAGCTCGGCAACAACAAGCTCAAGGGCCGCAGCTTCCGGGTCCGCGCCATAGGCCGCTGA
- the recD gene encoding exodeoxyribonuclease V subunit alpha: MMPDQLHDLLDAWVERGWLRRLDRALVRFLRDLDAEASPLVLLAAGLCSHQLGRGHICLDLAATLADPDGALSLPPEGDFGEELPTLPSRLLAGLQLSDWLAALAASPLVDQGPGSQPLVLSGNRLYLRRYWQYEQQLAGQLRSRLAEPLVLPDDLKARLDALFPATDEPDWQRIACALAVSGRFTVITGGPGTGKTTTVVRLLGLLQQLAMDGGHKLRIQLAAPTGKAAARLTESIGGALARLAVPDAVRAAIPTEVSTVHRLLGSIPGSRHFRHDAGNPLHLDLLVVDEASMVDLELMAQLLDALPRHARLVLLGDKDQLASVEAGAVLGDLCEGAEAGLYHADTLAWLAPLAGHDLGAYGGDGPGLAQHRAMLRKSHRFGERSGIGQLARAVNAGDKAAVQQLWQAGYADLARLDLNRPRALEQLVVQGHNGGPGYGHYLKVLRDHPRDDRDAWARAVLAAFGDFQLLSALRKGPWGVEGLNELAAQALHQAGLIPATSGWYEGRPVLVSRNDYHLGLMNGDIGIALEVEGLLRVAFLLPDGAVKWVLPSRLLDVDSVYAMTVHKSQGSEFAHTALVLPESLNPVLTRELVYTGITRARERFTLVAPEPGLLAAAVERRVVRSSGLREALYD; the protein is encoded by the coding sequence ATGATGCCTGATCAGCTGCACGACCTGCTGGACGCCTGGGTGGAGCGGGGCTGGCTGCGCCGCCTGGACCGGGCCCTGGTGCGCTTCCTGCGGGATCTGGACGCCGAAGCCAGCCCCCTGGTGCTGCTGGCCGCCGGCCTCTGCTCCCACCAGCTCGGCCGCGGCCACATCTGCCTGGACCTGGCCGCCACCCTGGCCGATCCCGACGGCGCCCTCAGCCTGCCGCCGGAAGGGGACTTCGGCGAGGAGCTGCCGACCCTGCCATCCCGGCTCCTGGCCGGCCTCCAGCTCAGCGACTGGCTGGCCGCCCTGGCCGCCTCGCCCCTGGTGGACCAGGGCCCGGGCAGCCAACCCCTGGTACTGAGCGGCAACCGCCTCTACCTGCGCCGCTACTGGCAGTACGAGCAGCAGCTGGCCGGGCAGCTCCGCAGCCGCCTGGCCGAGCCGCTGGTGCTGCCGGATGACCTCAAGGCCCGCCTGGACGCCCTGTTCCCGGCGACAGACGAGCCGGACTGGCAGCGCATCGCCTGCGCCCTGGCGGTAAGCGGCCGCTTCACGGTGATCACCGGCGGCCCCGGCACCGGCAAGACCACCACTGTGGTGCGCCTGCTGGGCCTGCTGCAGCAGCTGGCCATGGACGGCGGCCACAAGCTGCGCATCCAGCTGGCCGCCCCCACCGGCAAGGCCGCCGCCCGCCTCACCGAATCCATCGGCGGCGCCCTGGCCCGCCTGGCGGTGCCGGATGCGGTGCGCGCCGCCATCCCCACCGAGGTCAGCACGGTGCACCGGCTGCTGGGCAGCATTCCCGGCAGCCGCCATTTCCGCCATGACGCCGGCAACCCCCTGCACCTGGATCTGCTGGTGGTGGACGAGGCCTCCATGGTCGACCTGGAGCTGATGGCCCAGTTGCTGGACGCCCTGCCCCGGCATGCCCGCCTGGTGCTGCTGGGCGACAAGGACCAGCTTGCCTCGGTGGAGGCCGGCGCCGTGCTGGGCGACCTCTGCGAGGGCGCCGAGGCGGGCCTTTACCATGCCGACACCCTGGCCTGGCTGGCGCCCCTGGCCGGCCACGACCTTGGCGCCTATGGCGGCGACGGCCCTGGACTTGCCCAGCACAGGGCCATGCTCCGCAAGAGCCACAGGTTCGGCGAGCGCTCCGGCATTGGCCAGCTGGCCCGGGCCGTCAACGCGGGCGATAAGGCGGCGGTGCAGCAGCTGTGGCAGGCGGGCTACGCCGATCTGGCCCGGCTCGACCTCAACCGCCCCCGCGCCCTGGAGCAGCTGGTGGTGCAGGGCCACAACGGCGGCCCCGGCTACGGCCATTACCTCAAGGTGCTGCGCGACCACCCCAGGGACGACAGGGACGCCTGGGCCAGGGCGGTGCTGGCCGCCTTCGGCGACTTCCAGCTGCTCAGCGCCTTGCGCAAGGGCCCCTGGGGGGTGGAAGGCCTCAACGAACTGGCCGCCCAGGCCCTGCACCAGGCCGGGCTGATCCCGGCCACTTCCGGCTGGTATGAGGGCCGGCCGGTGCTGGTCAGCCGCAACGACTACCACCTGGGGCTGATGAACGGCGACATCGGCATCGCCCTGGAGGTGGAAGGCCTGCTGCGGGTGGCCTTCCTGCTGCCGGACGGCGCGGTGAAGTGGGTGCTGCCGTCGCGGCTTTTGGACGTGGACAGCGTCTACGCCATGACGGTGCACAAGTCCCAGGGCTCGGAGTTCGCCCACACCGCCCTGGTGCTGCCGGAATCCCTGAACCCGGTGCTGACCCGGGAGCTGGTCTATACCGGCATCACCCGGGCCAGGGAGCGCTTTACCTTGGTGGCGCCGGAGCCTGGGCTCTTGGCTGCTGCCGTGGAGAGGCGGGTGGTGCGATCGTCGGGGTTGCGGGAGGCACTGTACGACTAA